The Desmonostoc muscorum LEGE 12446 genome includes a region encoding these proteins:
- a CDS encoding group II intron reverse transcriptase/maturase, translating into MIRHSRHTSESWKALPWKKFRRNLFRLQKRVFKAVQVGDKRKARFLQKLIFKSTSARFLAIRLVSQLNAGKKTAGIDGKKSLSFEERFNLEELLKMNSGNWKHQGLREIPIPKKDGTTRMLKIPTIADRAWQCLAKYALEPAHEATFHARSYGFRTGRSAHDAQRYIYNNLRSSCNGTEKRVIELDIEKCFDRINHSAIMDELIAPKGLKLGIYRCLKAGVNPEFPEQGTPQGGVVSPLLANIALNGVESIHRYRANGQINEPSIRYADDMVIILRPEDNAIEILEKISEFLRKRGMNVSQKKTKVTAATDGFDFLGWHFKVQKNGKFRSIPSVDNFKAFRKKVKHIVNNSNYGATTKAEKLAPVVRGWRNYHKFCKMDGSRNSLYHIKKRAYTVFNKEAKKNRYASKKLLDKAFPAVSYSESSHVMVKGTKSPYDGDTAYWSERKSKLYDGETSFALKKQNHRCASCGLKFIDEERIHLHHIDENHANWKKNNLEAIHESCHDYKHMSKSES; encoded by the coding sequence ATGATTAGACACAGTAGACATACTAGTGAATCTTGGAAAGCCTTACCGTGGAAGAAATTCCGCCGAAATCTTTTCCGCCTTCAAAAGCGCGTATTTAAAGCGGTTCAAGTTGGAGACAAACGGAAAGCTAGGTTTCTCCAAAAGCTTATTTTTAAATCCACCTCGGCTCGATTTCTTGCAATTAGACTTGTATCTCAGCTAAACGCTGGTAAAAAAACGGCGGGTATTGATGGTAAGAAATCCCTGTCATTTGAGGAACGCTTCAACCTTGAAGAATTACTGAAAATGAATAGTGGAAATTGGAAGCATCAAGGACTAAGGGAAATCCCCATCCCCAAAAAGGACGGGACTACCAGAATGCTTAAAATACCAACCATAGCGGATAGAGCTTGGCAATGCCTTGCAAAATATGCACTAGAACCAGCACACGAAGCCACTTTCCACGCCAGGAGCTACGGGTTCAGAACAGGGCGCTCTGCTCACGATGCACAACGGTACATCTACAATAACCTACGCTCTTCCTGCAATGGAACAGAGAAACGAGTTATAGAACTCGATATCGAAAAATGCTTCGATAGGATTAACCACTCAGCAATAATGGACGAACTCATCGCCCCCAAAGGCTTAAAACTCGGAATATACCGATGCCTCAAGGCAGGAGTAAACCCAGAATTCCCCGAACAGGGTACACCTCAAGGGGGAGTAGTCAGCCCACTATTAGCAAACATCGCACTCAACGGGGTTGAAAGTATCCACAGATACAGAGCCAACGGGCAAATCAACGAGCCATCAATCCGATACGCGGATGACATGGTTATTATACTCCGACCCGAAGATAATGCGATAGAGATACTTGAGAAAATCAGCGAGTTCCTCCGCAAACGCGGAATGAATGTAAGCCAAAAGAAAACCAAAGTTACCGCCGCGACAGATGGGTTTGATTTCCTCGGCTGGCACTTTAAAGTCCAGAAAAACGGAAAGTTTAGAAGCATTCCCTCAGTGGACAACTTCAAAGCATTCCGTAAGAAAGTAAAACACATCGTCAACAACTCGAATTATGGTGCTACCACAAAGGCTGAGAAATTAGCCCCGGTAGTAAGAGGTTGGAGAAATTACCATAAGTTCTGCAAGATGGACGGGTCTAGAAACTCGTTATACCACATCAAAAAAAGAGCTTATACGGTATTCAACAAGGAAGCCAAGAAAAATCGCTACGCTAGCAAGAAATTACTAGACAAAGCATTCCCAGCAGTTTCCTACTCCGAAAGTAGCCACGTCATGGTTAAAGGAACAAAATCCCCCTATGACGGAGATACAGCCTACTGGAGCGAACGCAAAAGTAAGCTCTATGACGGCGAAACTTCTTTTGCTCTTAAGAAGCAAAACCATAGATGTGCCTCTTGCGGCTTAAAGTTCATCGATGAGGAACGGATTCATCTGCATCACATCGACGAAAATCACGCCAACTGGAAGAAAAATAATCTGGAAGCAATTCACGAGAGTTGCCACGATTACAAGCACATGAGCAAAAGCGAAAGCTGA
- a CDS encoding DsbA family protein, with translation MMNVDCDMYRYLKRSVFFAGLLLLCFTLLTWSMPVQANTNINQADTSNFINSQLEAEVLQIIRNHPEVIREALQAEQQQQQQQQQQAKQYIKQLIKENPSSVIGESPVTDAMEKKIVLIEFSDFQCPYCAKAHKTLKQFIGKHKNEVTLVYKHYPLNSIHPEAIAAAKAAWAAQAQGEFWPYQDALFSKQDQLGENLYIALAKKLKLDLEQFNQERNSEEVNTAIEKDKQLAEKLGIRGTPFFFINGETFSGAVPLSKLESVLNHTLSEQT, from the coding sequence ATGATGAATGTAGACTGTGATATGTATCGTTATTTGAAACGTTCAGTCTTTTTCGCAGGGCTTTTACTGCTTTGTTTTACATTACTCACTTGGTCTATGCCTGTGCAGGCTAACACCAATATTAATCAAGCAGACACTAGTAATTTTATTAATTCTCAGTTAGAAGCTGAAGTTTTGCAAATTATCCGTAATCATCCAGAAGTAATTAGAGAAGCTTTACAAGCTGAACAGCAACAACAACAACAGCAGCAACAACAAGCTAAACAGTATATTAAGCAGCTTATTAAAGAAAATCCTAGCAGTGTGATTGGTGAATCTCCTGTGACTGATGCTATGGAGAAAAAGATTGTTTTAATAGAGTTTTCAGATTTTCAATGTCCTTATTGTGCTAAGGCTCATAAAACATTGAAGCAGTTTATAGGCAAGCATAAAAATGAAGTCACATTAGTGTACAAACATTATCCTTTAAATTCGATTCATCCTGAAGCGATCGCTGCTGCCAAAGCTGCTTGGGCGGCTCAAGCACAAGGAGAGTTTTGGCCTTATCAAGATGCTTTATTTAGCAAGCAAGACCAATTAGGTGAAAATTTATACATTGCGCTTGCTAAAAAACTCAAACTAGATTTAGAACAGTTCAACCAAGAACGTAATTCAGAAGAAGTAAATACTGCTATTGAAAAAGATAAACAATTAGCTGAAAAATTAGGAATTCGAGGTACTCCATTTTTCTTTATCAATGGTGAGACTTTCTCTGGTGCTGTGCCATTATCAAAACTGGAAAGTGTACTGAATCATACGCTAAGTGAGCAAACATAA
- a CDS encoding S-layer homology domain-containing protein: protein MRRFSITLSLVALLQNLPAIAQEPVSQATSEIPSDSIEQVVAVKWMTNFPDGKFYPERLVSRAELASIMVKAFRLDKRQDVNKENLVIPDVPRSYWAFNDIQTVLKTDIMKGYRGNQFFPNQRVTRAEAFAIFAQAYGVFQFPDDAVDEILAAHPDEKSIPSWARKAIATVVSEGFINTDAQNNISPLRPVTRGDMAYILSKYLQRQKQQPETPEVPIIPNSSPSP, encoded by the coding sequence ATGCGTCGCTTTTCAATTACTTTATCTTTAGTAGCACTACTACAAAACTTGCCAGCAATTGCTCAGGAACCAGTGTCACAAGCTACTTCTGAAATACCGTCTGATTCTATTGAACAGGTAGTTGCTGTGAAATGGATGACAAATTTTCCCGATGGCAAATTTTATCCAGAAAGGTTAGTGAGTAGAGCAGAATTAGCCTCAATTATGGTAAAAGCATTTCGCTTAGATAAAAGACAAGATGTTAACAAAGAAAATTTAGTTATTCCAGATGTTCCTCGGTCTTATTGGGCATTTAATGATATCCAAACGGTGTTAAAAACTGACATCATGAAAGGCTATCGAGGAAATCAATTTTTTCCGAATCAAAGAGTAACCAGGGCAGAAGCTTTTGCGATTTTCGCCCAAGCTTATGGTGTATTTCAGTTTCCCGATGACGCTGTTGATGAGATTCTGGCTGCACATCCAGATGAAAAGTCTATCCCATCTTGGGCCAGAAAAGCGATCGCCACTGTAGTTTCTGAAGGATTTATAAATACAGACGCTCAAAACAATATTTCCCCATTACGACCCGTCACCCGTGGGGATATGGCTTATATTTTGAGTAAATATTTGCAACGGCAAAAGCAACAACCCGAAACACCAGAGGTTCCGATTATTCCAAATAGCTCACCATCTCCTTAA
- a CDS encoding pyridoxamine 5'-phosphate oxidase family protein, producing the protein MLEAASVTNRWVNTIDCQNPEVIAKAFRIMANNIYCTLSTCSLDGYPWVSPVFFVYDDNCNIYWSSAIESKHSQNLYSNGGKVAIAIFNSSVSEGTADGLYFYGTASELKPEATEKIVKLLINRAKRKHNRTADDYLNDSPRRVYHCQPQEAWVTGERLPAGNQLIDTKIQICLQSLRQHVTT; encoded by the coding sequence ATGTTGGAAGCTGCAAGTGTGACGAACAGATGGGTTAATACAATTGATTGCCAAAATCCAGAAGTTATTGCGAAAGCTTTTCGGATTATGGCAAATAATATTTATTGCACTTTATCTACTTGTTCTTTAGATGGTTATCCTTGGGTATCACCTGTATTTTTTGTCTATGATGATAACTGCAATATTTATTGGAGTTCGGCTATAGAATCTAAGCATTCGCAGAATTTATACAGCAATGGTGGGAAGGTGGCGATCGCTATTTTTAATTCGAGTGTTTCTGAAGGTACAGCAGATGGTTTGTATTTTTATGGAACGGCATCAGAATTAAAGCCAGAGGCAACAGAAAAGATAGTCAAGTTACTTATCAATCGTGCAAAGAGAAAACACAATCGCACAGCTGATGATTATTTAAATGATTCACCCCGCAGGGTATATCACTGTCAACCTCAAGAAGCTTGGGTGACTGGCGAACGATTACCTGCTGGTAATCAATTAATAGATACAAAAATTCAGATATGTTTGCAATCCCTCCGGCAGCATGTCACAACTTAA
- a CDS encoding thermonuclease family protein, whose amino-acid sequence MQKLIKPVGFWLCGTIIILGLIGCNGFIGNSGDAVERVSDGDTLVVKDTNGKNVTVRFACVDAPEIAHTNKEKQSKSSSDRNQFSWGIKAQERVQQLVQQGGERVTLNITDSDRYGRKIAEVRLKNGTFIQQVLLQEGLAKVYRPYLNKCPSKDLVQQAEAKAKEQRVGVWSDTKFVNPWEYRSLYKK is encoded by the coding sequence ATGCAAAAATTAATTAAACCAGTGGGATTTTGGCTTTGTGGAACTATCATAATTTTGGGTTTGATAGGCTGCAATGGCTTTATTGGTAACTCTGGAGATGCGGTTGAACGAGTGAGTGATGGTGATACTTTAGTAGTAAAAGACACTAATGGCAAAAATGTTACCGTGCGCTTTGCTTGTGTGGATGCACCAGAAATAGCTCATACTAATAAAGAAAAGCAGAGTAAAAGTAGTAGCGATCGCAATCAATTTAGTTGGGGTATAAAAGCTCAAGAACGCGTGCAACAACTCGTGCAGCAAGGAGGGGAGCGCGTGACTTTGAATATTACTGATAGCGATCGCTATGGGCGTAAAATTGCAGAAGTTCGTTTAAAAAATGGCACTTTTATACAACAAGTATTGTTGCAAGAAGGCTTAGCAAAAGTATATCGTCCCTATTTAAATAAGTGTCCTAGTAAAGACTTAGTTCAACAAGCTGAAGCTAAAGCCAAAGAACAACGGGTTGGCGTTTGGAGTGATACTAAATTTGTCAATCCTTGGGAATATCGCAGTTTATATAAAAAATAA
- a CDS encoding DUF58 domain-containing protein: MVPARRVYLLLALGIAIAFILSLFLGIRASIVITLLFDVLVLLLMVVDGSRVRRSRVQITRELPSRLSIGRDNQVVLKVTSQNTNAQIQIRDYYPTGFGVSAPARSATIPSNSTQELTYTVNPTQRGEFPWGNIQVRQLGLWGLAWDDWQILQSLPVKVYPDLIGLRSLTIRLTLQSSGAMRQARRTGIGTEFAELRNYRTGDDLRFIDWKATARRVGAYGNSPPLVRVLEPEQEQTLLILLDRGRLMTAKVQGLQRFDWGLNATLSLALAGLHRGDRVGVGVFDRQMHTWIPPERGQLHLSQLIDKLTPIQPALFESDYLGAVTNVVQRQTRRALVVVITDLVDVTASMELLAALSKLAPRYLPFCVTLRDPQVDRLAHTFTENVTGAYVRAVALDLLAQRQVAFAQLKQKGVLVLDAPANQIADELVERYLQLKARNQL; the protein is encoded by the coding sequence ATGGTTCCAGCAAGACGAGTTTATTTATTATTGGCGCTAGGAATTGCGATCGCTTTCATCCTATCCCTTTTTCTGGGCATTAGAGCAAGCATCGTCATCACTCTGCTATTTGATGTCCTGGTTCTCCTATTAATGGTTGTGGATGGTTCACGGGTACGGCGTTCTCGCGTCCAAATTACCCGCGAATTACCGTCACGGTTATCCATTGGGCGGGATAACCAAGTTGTACTAAAAGTTACTTCGCAAAATACCAACGCCCAAATTCAAATCCGCGACTATTATCCAACAGGGTTTGGTGTATCTGCCCCTGCACGCTCAGCCACTATTCCCAGCAACAGCACCCAGGAATTAACCTATACTGTTAACCCAACACAACGGGGAGAATTTCCTTGGGGAAATATTCAAGTCAGACAATTGGGACTTTGGGGGTTAGCTTGGGATGATTGGCAGATTTTACAAAGTTTGCCAGTGAAAGTTTATCCTGATTTAATCGGGTTGCGATCGCTCACAATTCGCCTGACACTACAATCATCAGGAGCAATGCGCCAAGCTAGGCGAACGGGTATCGGTACAGAGTTTGCCGAATTGCGGAATTATCGCACTGGTGACGATTTGCGGTTTATTGATTGGAAAGCTACCGCCCGTCGGGTTGGTGCTTATGGTAACTCACCGCCATTGGTGAGGGTGCTGGAACCAGAACAAGAGCAAACTTTACTGATTTTACTCGATCGCGGCAGGTTGATGACAGCAAAAGTCCAGGGTTTGCAGCGATTTGACTGGGGTTTAAATGCAACATTATCCTTAGCTTTGGCGGGATTGCATCGAGGCGATCGCGTTGGTGTTGGTGTATTTGACCGCCAGATGCATACGTGGATTCCGCCAGAACGCGGTCAACTTCATTTGAGTCAGCTAATTGATAAGCTGACTCCCATTCAACCAGCATTATTTGAGTCTGATTATTTGGGCGCGGTGACAAATGTTGTGCAGCGACAAACTCGTAGGGCGCTTGTGGTGGTGATTACGGACTTAGTTGATGTCACCGCTTCTATGGAACTACTGGCTGCACTTTCCAAGCTAGCGCCACGCTATCTCCCATTTTGCGTGACTCTGCGAGATCCGCAAGTCGATCGTTTGGCACACACTTTTACTGAAAATGTTACAGGTGCTTATGTGCGTGCAGTGGCTTTAGATTTATTGGCACAGCGACAAGTGGCATTTGCTCAGTTGAAACAAAAAGGTGTATTAGTATTAGATGCACCAGCGAATCAGATTGCTGATGAGTTGGTTGAGCGATATCTGCAATTGAAGGCGCGAAATCAACTTTAG